A genomic segment from Gilvibacter sp. SZ-19 encodes:
- a CDS encoding AAA family ATPase yields the protein MVISNFSFEEKSLNWKLQELHLNKLTLLVGASGVGKTQILNSINNLKSIADGESLNGVKWSVTFKTINDLVYNWEGEFENKGISVLINDDDEDDKKNKSKIQYEKLYLNGDLIVSRENESIVFLGEPTIKLSQQQSIVSLLKEEDKVKPAYEGIKKIRYSDQSNSASAARGFRFSFLNASKYSKKYDTLSKIQESDLDTDLKLYFVFNADPSTFELIKERFIDIFPQVEDVKVAPLERFERGEIPDILKDYPYVQIKEKGVEHWISQNRISSGMYRTLIQLSDLYLCSDGTIYLVDEFENSLGINCIDEITNDILNSNRNLQFILTSHHPYIIDSIPYDCWKLVTRTTGIVKTHDLSEYNFGKSKHSAFMQLLQLDEYQTGSEVE from the coding sequence ATGGTGATTTCAAATTTCAGTTTTGAAGAAAAATCCCTTAACTGGAAGCTTCAAGAATTACATCTGAACAAGCTAACACTTCTAGTTGGTGCTTCTGGCGTTGGTAAAACACAGATTTTAAACTCTATTAATAATCTAAAATCTATTGCCGATGGAGAATCCTTGAATGGAGTCAAATGGTCAGTTACCTTTAAGACAATAAATGATTTAGTATATAATTGGGAAGGTGAATTCGAGAATAAAGGAATTTCAGTTTTAATAAATGACGATGATGAGGACGACAAGAAGAATAAATCGAAGATTCAATACGAAAAGCTCTATTTGAATGGTGATTTAATAGTTTCTAGGGAAAATGAAAGTATTGTATTTTTAGGTGAGCCAACCATTAAATTATCTCAGCAGCAAAGTATAGTTAGTTTATTAAAAGAAGAGGACAAAGTTAAACCAGCATATGAGGGAATTAAGAAGATTCGCTACAGTGATCAATCGAATTCAGCTAGTGCAGCACGTGGCTTTAGATTCAGTTTTCTTAACGCCAGTAAGTATTCAAAAAAATATGATACTCTAAGTAAAATTCAAGAAAGTGACTTAGATACAGATCTAAAGTTATATTTTGTTTTTAACGCTGACCCGAGCACATTTGAACTGATAAAGGAAAGATTTATAGATATTTTTCCACAAGTTGAAGATGTAAAAGTTGCTCCTTTAGAACGTTTTGAAAGAGGAGAAATTCCAGATATCCTTAAGGACTATCCATATGTCCAGATAAAAGAGAAGGGAGTTGAACATTGGATATCGCAAAATAGGATTTCGTCCGGCATGTATAGAACCCTTATACAGTTGAGTGATTTATATTTATGTTCTGACGGAACAATTTATTTAGTTGATGAATTTGAAAATAGCCTCGGAATAAATTGTATTGATGAAATAACAAATGATATTCTAAATTCAAATAGAAATCTTCAATTCATATTAACAAGTCATCACCCTTACATTATTGATTCTATTCCATACGATTGCTGGAAACTCGTTACACGCACTACTGGTATTGTTAAGACTCATGATCTTAGTGAGTATAATTTTGGAAAATCGAAGCATTCGGCATTCATGCAGTTGCTTCAGCTTGATGAATATCAAACCGGAAGTGAAGTAGAATGA